The genomic segment ACGCGAAAAAACCACGAGTCAGTTCGGACCCGGTAGGGTAACTCTTAATTCCGGGGCCGGACAATTGGACGTATTTACATGGGTTTGTCGTCGCTCGTACCATCTATCGCTGCTCAGAATCGCCCTCCCGGGACCGCCGATGGAGCAGTGACCACTCAGACAGTCGACGCCGCGCGTGACGTGACCACGTTCGTGACCGGGGCGCTCCAGGCGCTTCCCATCAACGACACCAACATCACCCTCGCCGGCGTCGTCGCCATCGCCGTCCTCATCGGACTGTCGGCGTTCTTCTCTTCGTCGGAGATAGCGATGTTCTCGCTGGCGAAACATCGCGTCGACTCGATGGTCGAACGCGGCGTGCCCGGCGCGGAAGTGGTGAGCGAGCTCAAATCCGACCCCCACCGACTGCTCGTCACCATCCTCGTCGGCAACAACATCGTCAACATCGCGATGTCCTCCATCGCCACGGCACTGGTCGGCATCTACTACGACCCCGGGCTGGCGGTGCTCATCTCGACGTTCGGCATCACCACCCTCGTCCTCCTGTTCGGCGAGAGCGCGCCGAAGTCGTACGCCGTCGAGAACACGGAGTCGTGGGCGCTCCGCATCGGTCGCCCGCTGAAGTACTCCGAGTACCTGCTGCTCCCGTTAGTCGTCTTCTTCGACTACCTGACGCGCGTCATCAACAAGGTGACCGGCGGCCGGTCGGCCATCGAGACGTCGTACATCACGCGCGACGAGATTCAGGACCTCATCGAGACGGGCGAACGCGAGGGCGTCATCGAGGAAGAGGAACGGGAGATGCTCGACCGCATCTTCCGGTTCAACAAGACAATCGCCAAGGAGGTGATGACGCCGCGTCTGGACGTGACCGCCGTCCCCAAGGACGCCCCCGTGGACGAGGCCATCGAGACGTGCGTCCAGTCGGACCACGAACGCGTCCCGGTGTACGAGGGCAACCTCGACAACATCATCGGCATCGTCAACCTCCGGGACCTGGTCCGCGCGAAGTACTACGGCGAGGGCGACAGCAAACTGGCCGACATCGTCCAGCCGACGCTGCACGTCCCCGAGTCGAAGAACGTGGACGAACTGCTGGCGGAGATACAGGACAACCGCCTCCAGATGGTCATCGTCATCGACGAGTTCGGGACCACCGAGGGCCTCATCACGCTCGAAGACATGGTCGAGGAGATCGTCGGCGACATCCTCGAAGACGACGAGGAGGAGGCGTTCGAGTTCGTCAACGACCGCGAGACGCTCGTCCGCGGCGAGGTCAACATCGACGAGGTGAACGAGGTGCTGGAACTCGACCTGCCCGAGGGCGAGGAGTTCGAGACGCTGGCCGGGTTCATCTTCAACCGCGCCGGCCGCCTCGTCGAAGAGGGCGAAGAGATAGCGTACGAGGGCGTCACCATCCGCATCGAGCAGGTGGACAACACGCGCATCATGAAGGCGCGCATCACCGTCGACGAGACGTACGAGGCGGAGACGGAGACCGAAGCCGAGATAGAGCCCGAGTAGACGCGGCGCGTCCTTCCGCCCGGTCCCCGCCCTCCGCGGGTGGGACGCGAACGGCCTCAGACGCCGAGCAGGAACGACACGGCACGGAAGCCGCCGTAGGAGACGACGAACGCGAGTGCGAGCGACCCGGCCCACGCGAGGACCGTCTTCACCATCTTCTCTCGACTGACGCCCGCACCGCCCGCGGCGTATCCGCTGCCGACGATGGCGCTGACGATTATCTCGTTGAACGAGACGGGGATGCCGAGCGCCACGGCCGTCTGCGCGATGGCGAACGAGGGAATCATCGCCGCGAT from the Halogeometricum rufum genome contains:
- a CDS encoding hemolysin family protein — its product is MTTFVTGALQALPINDTNITLAGVVAIAVLIGLSAFFSSSEIAMFSLAKHRVDSMVERGVPGAEVVSELKSDPHRLLVTILVGNNIVNIAMSSIATALVGIYYDPGLAVLISTFGITTLVLLFGESAPKSYAVENTESWALRIGRPLKYSEYLLLPLVVFFDYLTRVINKVTGGRSAIETSYITRDEIQDLIETGEREGVIEEEEREMLDRIFRFNKTIAKEVMTPRLDVTAVPKDAPVDEAIETCVQSDHERVPVYEGNLDNIIGIVNLRDLVRAKYYGEGDSKLADIVQPTLHVPESKNVDELLAEIQDNRLQMVIVIDEFGTTEGLITLEDMVEEIVGDILEDDEEEAFEFVNDRETLVRGEVNIDEVNEVLELDLPEGEEFETLAGFIFNRAGRLVEEGEEIAYEGVTIRIEQVDNTRIMKARITVDETYEAETETEAEIEPE